In Prunus dulcis chromosome 1, ALMONDv2, whole genome shotgun sequence, the following are encoded in one genomic region:
- the LOC117618168 gene encoding glutamate receptor 2.7-like — translation MKKRKPTNLFGSFFFLLSLSIKFSLVVGHNRTVIPVNVGVVLDDLDSLTGKVWLSCLKMALSDFYASHGSSTTRLALSIRDPREDVVDAAAAALDLIKNVQVQAIIGPTSSMQANFVIDLGDKAKVPIISFSATSPSLTSIRSSYFFRAAQNDSSQVKAISAIVQAFGWRRAVPIYVDNEFGEGVLPSLVDALHDVQARVPYRCAIPPMATDDQLAAALYKLMTMQTRVFIVHMSQSLGARLFAKAQEIGMMKEGYVWIMTNGLTNLVSSTDASVIKSMQGVLGVRTSVPKTEELIDFRVRWKTQFQQQNPTIIDVELDVFALWAYDAAFALAMAVENDGTGTGRISSFRNTNASINSSTDLLTFGVSENGPKLFQSLSNTKFKGLAGDFSFVNGQLQSPVFEIVNVNGNGAREIGFWTPESGLLKNSMNSTNTNRTYSTSKSNMGPIIWPGDSTSVPKGWEIPTNEKKLRVGVPVKIGSPEFVKVVRDPSTNKTLVSGYCIDIFNAVMEKLPYAVTYDFIPFAKPDGTSAGTYNQLVDQVYLGNFDALAAATTIRENRSLYVDFTLPYTESGVVMVVSTKDSKSQNAWVFLKPLTWDLWLTSSCFFIFIGFVIWVLEHRINEDFRGPLSNQVGTGLWFSFSTMVFAHREAVVSNLARFVVTVWVFVVLILTQSYTASLTSLLTIQELQPTFTDLNQLLKNKESVGYPKGSFVYQLLLKQGFDDLKIKAYQSPEECDDLLTKGSAKGGIAAAVDETPNLRLFIAKYCSKYTIIGPIFKTNGFAFVLPKGSALVPDVSRAILNMTDGDEMKEIENKWFGKQATCENTKSPFSDSKSLGLNSFWGLLLIAGVASSSALMISVATFLFMHRHILMTRGTSVRKRIGVMLSIFLQRDLSSHTFRNKNSGHVVEASPVSSSIGQSSPLSLSNHTGPASPFFSEQGTPVSVAVYQNPEIPTTPDQG, via the exons atgaagaagagaaaaccAACCAACCTCTTtggttctttcttcttccttctttctttaaGCATTAAGTTTTCCTTGGTCGTGGGACACAACAGAACAGTAATCCCAGTGAATGTTGGCGTGGTTCTTGATGACCTCGATTCACTAACCGGAAAAGTTTGGTTGAGCTGCCTCAAAATGGCCCTCTCAGATTTCTATGCCTCCCATGGTTCCTCCACAACTAGGCTTGCCTTGAGCATCAGGGACCCTAGAGAAGATGTTGTAGATGCAGCTGCTGCAG CTTTAGACCTGATCAAGAATGTTCAAGTGCAAGCAATCATAGGACCTACATCATCAATGCAAGCCAACTTTGTAATTGATCTTGGAGACAAAGCCAAGGTTCCCATAATCTCATTTTCTGCAACGAGTCCTTCCCTCACTTCCATTCGGAGTTCATACTTTTTCCGAGCTGCACAGAATGATTCCTCTCAAGTCAAAGCCATAAGTGCTATTGTTCAAGCCTTTGGGTGGAGAAGAGCTGTGCCCATCTATGTAGACAACGAGTTTGGTGAGGGAGTTTTACCATCCTTGGTCGATGCTTTGCATGACGTTCAAGCTCGTGTCCCCTACCGTTGTGCCATACCTCCAATGGCCACTGACGACCAACTTGCAGCAGCGCTTTACAAGTTAATGACTATGCAAACTAGGGTCTTCATTGTGCACATGTCGCAGTCTCTTGGGGCTAGGCTTTTTGCCAAGGCACAAGAGATTGGAATGATGAAAGAAGGCTATGTTTGGATCATGACCAATGGATTAACCAATCTTGTAAGTTCGACTGATGCTTCAGTCATCAAGTCAATGCAAGGTGTATTGGGTGTAAGGACTAGTGTGCCGAAAACAGAAGAGCTTATCGATTTTAGAGTTCGATGGAAAACGCAATTCCAACAGCAAAATCCAACCATCATTGATGTAGAATTGGATGTTTTTGCTCTCTGGGCTTATGATGCTGCTTTCGCATTAGCCATGGCAGTTGAGAATGATGGGACTGGTACTGGCAGAATCTCTAGCTTCCGAAACACAAATGCTTCCATCAACTCATCAACTGATCTTCTGACTTTCGGGGTATCTGAAAACGGCCCGAAACTTTTCCAATCCTTATCAAACACCAAGTTTAAAGGCCTTGCAGGAGACTTCAGTTTTGTCAATGGGCAACTACAATCTCCAGTCTTTGAAATAGTCAATGTGAATGGCAATGGGGCAAGAGAAATTGGGTTCTGGACACCAGAGAGTGGACTTTTGAAAAATTCCATGAACTCAACAAACACGAACAGAACATATTCAACTTCAAAATCCAACATGGGACCCATCATATGGCCAGGAGATTCCACCTCAGTTCCCAAGGGATGGGAGATCCCTACAAACGAAAAAAAGTTGAGAGTGGGAGTTCCTGTGAAGATTGGCTCTCCTGAGTTTGTTAAGGTGGTACGTGATCCTAGTACCAACAAAACACTTGTTTCTGGCTACTGCATTGACATCTTCAATGCTGTCATGGAAAAATTACCATATGCTGTAACTTATGACTTCATTCCCTTTGCAAAGCCTGATGGTACAAGTGCTGGCACTTACAATCAGTTGGTGGATCAAGTTTATCTTGGG AACTTTGATGCTTTGGCCGCAGCCACAACAATCAGAGAGAACAGGTCCTTGTATGTGGACTTTACCTTGCCATACACGGAATCAGGGGTAGTAATGGTAGTTTCAACAAAAGATAGCAAGAGCCAGAATGCATGGGTTTTCTTGAAGCCTTTGACATGGGACCTCTGGCTTACAAGTTCTTGctttttcatcttcattggTTTTGTGATTTGGGTTCTTGAACATCGCATCAATGAAGATTTTCGTGGCCCTCTCTCGAATCAAGTCGGAACAGGCTTGTGGTTCTCCTTCTCAACCATGGTTTTTGCACACA GGGAGGCAGTGGTTAGCAACTTGGCTAGATTTGTGGTGACAGTATGGGTATTTGTTGTGCTCATACTCACTCAAAGTTACACAGCTAGTCTGACTTCACTCTTAACAATCCAAGAGCTCCAGCCAACTTTTACCGATTTAAACCAGCTTCTAAAGAACAAGGAGAGTGTGGGCTACCCGAAGGGCTCTTTCGTCTACCAACTTTTGTTGAAACAAGGTTTTGATGATTTGAAGATTAAGGCTTATCAATCTCCAGAAGAATGTGATGACCTTTTGACAAAAGGGAGTGCAAAAGGTGGcattgctgctgctgttgatGAAACCCCAAACTTGAGGCTTTTTATTGCAAAGTATTGCTCCAAATACACCATCATTGGACCAATATTTAAGACTAATGGCTTTGCCTTT gTCTTGCCGAAAGGTTCGGCTCTTGTACCTGATGTTTCAAGGGCAATTCTGAACATGACCGATGGAGACGAGATGAAGGAGATTGAAAACAAATGGTTTGGAAAACAAGCCACTTGTGAAAATACAAAATCACCATTCTCTGATTCCAAAAGTCTTGGCCTGAATAGCTTCTGGGGCCTCTTACTCATTGCTGGGGTGGCTTCATCCTCAGCTCTTATGATATCTGTAGCCACTTTCCTTTTTATGCACAGACACATCCTAATGACAAGAGGCACCTCTGTACGGAAAAGAATTGGTGTCATGCTTAGCATCTTTCTCCAAAGAGACCTCTCCTCCCACACGTTTAGAAACAAGAATTCGGGTCATGTTGTGGAGGCCTCACCAGTCTCCTCCAGCATTGGCCAATCAAGTCCCTTAAGCCTCTCAAACCACACAGGTCCAGCATCACCTTTCTTCAGTGAACAAGGAACACCTGTTTCTGTTGCTGTTTACCAGAACCCAGAAATACCTACAACTCCTGATCAAGGCTAG
- the LOC117618186 gene encoding glutamate receptor 2.8-like — translation MKMGATNLFGSFFFLVCLSIEFSLVVRGQNRTTIPVNVGVVLDDLDSTNTKVWLSCINLGLSDFYTSRGSSTTRLALSIRDSREDVVDAAAAALDLIKNDQVQAILGPKSSMQANFVIELGDKAQVPIISFSATSPSLTSIRSPYFFRAAQNDSSQVKAISAVVQAFGWREAVPIYIDNEYGQGVIPYLVDALQEVQARVLYRSAIPPEATDDQLAAELYKLMTMQTRVFIVHMLPSLGSRLFAKAQEMDMMDGDYVWIIASGMTNHLTTMNASVINSLQGALGVRTYVPQTKELVDFRARWKRQFQEDNPTIIDAELDVPALWAYDAAFALAMAVENVGTENFGFEKANASTNSSTDLEYFGVSQNGPELCQSLSSTNFRGLSGDFSFVDGQLQNSIFELVNVIGNGAKTIGFWKPQSGLEKKLNLTNTNGPYSTSKSNLAPILWPGDSPSVPKGWEIPTNGKRLRVGVPVIDGFAEFVKVVPGPSANTTEVFGFCIDVFNAAMAGLPYAVTYDFIPFAKPDGTSAGSYDDLVQQVFLGNFDALAADTTIRANRSLYVDFTLPYTESGVVMVVPMKDGKNKSAWIFLKPLTWDLWLTSLCFFVFIGFVVWVLEHRINEEFRGPPSHQIGTSFWFSFSTMVFAQREKVVSNLARFVVIVWVFVVLILTQSYTASLTSLLTVQQLQPTFSNLSDLKKNKEYIGYIEGSFVRDLLIQRGVDPNKLKPYKSSDECHEFLTNGSANGGIAAAIDETPNMKLFLAKYCSKYTMIGPIFKTDGFGFVFPKGSPLVPDVSRAILNVTEGDAMKEIENKWFAGDATCSDTKPTISDSNSLCLDSFRGLFLIAGVSSSLSLIIFAASFCYRHWHMFMTTGASAWKRIKVMLRIFDQKDLSSHTFRKTGSQDGKYMYNAGNIATSVEASPNNNSTRPPSPSSPESIGHSNHTNPHSPFFREEGILQVVVGQEHPEM, via the exons ATGAAGATGGGAGCAACCAACCTCTTtggttctttcttcttccttgtttGTTTAAGCATTGAATTTTCCTTGGTTGTCAGGGGACAGAACAGAACAACAATCCCAGTGAATGTTGGTGTGGTTCTTGATGACCTTGAttcaacaaacacaaaagttTGGTTGAGCTGCATCAACTTGGGCCTCTCAGACTTTTATACCTCTCGTGGTTCCTCTACAACTAGGCTGGCTTTAAGCATCAGAGACTCCAGAGAAGATGTTGTagatgctgctgctgcag CTTTAGACCTGATAAAGAATGATCAAGTACAAGCAATCCTAGGACCGAAATCATCGATGCAAGCCAACTTTGTAATTGAGCTTGGAGACAAAGCTCAAGTGCCCATAATCTCATTTTCAGCAACAAGTCCTTCCCTCACTTCCATTAGGAGTCCATATTTTTTCAGAGCTGCACAAAATGACTCTTCCCAAGTCAAGGCCATAAGTGCTGTTGTCCAAGCCTTTGGATGGAGGGAAGCTGTCCCCATCTATATAGACAACGAGTATGGCCAGGGAGTCATACCTTACTTGGTAGATGCCTTGCAAGAAGTTCAAGCTCGGGTCCTTTACCGAAGCGCCATACCTCCAGAGGCAACTGATGACCAACTTGCTGCAGAGCTTTACAAGCTAATGACCATGCAAACTAGAGTCTTCATCGTGCACATGTTGCCCTCTCTTGGCTCTCGCCTTTTCGCCAAAGCACAAGAGATGGATATGATGGATGGAGACTATGTTTGGATCATAGCTAGTGGAATGACCAATCATTTAACTACCATGAATGCTTCAGTCATCAATTCACTGCAAGGCGCATTGGGTGTGAGGACCTATGTGCCACAAACAAAAGAGCTCGTTGATTTTAGAGCTCGATGGAAAAGGCAATTCCAAGAGGACAATCCAACCATAATTGATGCTGAGTTAGATGTTCCTGCACTATGGGCTTATGATGCTGCTTTTGCATTGGCCATGGCAGTTGAAAATGTTGGGACTGAAAACTTTGGTTTCGAAAAGGCTAATGCTTCAACCAACTCATCAACTGATCTTGAATATTTTGGGGTTTCCCAAAACGGTCCAGAACTTTGCCAATCCTTGTCAAGCACAAACTTTAGAGGCCTCTCTGGGGATTTCAGCTTTGTTGATGGGCAGTTACAAAATTCCATTTTTGAATTGGTTAATGTGATTGGGAATGGAGCAAAAACAATTGGGTTTTGGAAACCACAGAGTGGACttgagaaaaaattgaatttgacaAACACAAATGGTCCATATTCAACCTCTAAATCTAATCTGGCACCTATTTTATGGCCAGGGGACTCTCCCTCTGTTCCCAAGGGATGGGAGATTCCCACAAACGGCAAAAGATTGAGAGTAGGAGTTCCTGTAATTGATGGTTTTGCTGAGTTTGTGAAGGTGGTGCCTGGTCCTAGCGCTAACACAACCGAAGTTTTTGGATTCTGTATCGACGTCTTCAATGCTGCAATGGCTGGATTACCATATGCTGTTACTTATGACTTCATTCCCTTTGCAAAGCCTGATGGCACAAGTGCTGGCAGCTACGATGATCTGGTCCAACAAGTTTTTCTCGGG AATTTCGATGCATTGGCAGCGGACACAACAATTAGAGCAAACAGGTCTTTGTATGTGGACTTCACATTGCCATACACAGAATCAGGGGTTGTGATGGTGGTGCCAATGAAAGACGGCAAGAACAAAAGTGCATGGATTTTCTTGAAGCCTTTGACATGGGACCTCTGGCTCACAAGTTTGTGCTTTTTCGTCTTCATTGGTTTCGTTGTTTGGGTTCTTGAACACCGCATTAATGAAGAATTTCGTGGCCCTCCCTCCCACCAAATCGGCACAAGCTTTTGGTTCTCCTTCTCAACCATGGTCTTTGCACAGC gggagaagGTGGTTAGCAACTTGGCAAGGTTTGTGGTGATCGTGTGGGTGTTTGTAGTGCTTATACTGACTCAAAGTTACACAGCAAGTTTAACTTCACTGTTAACAGTTCAACAACTTCAGCCAACTTTTTCCAATTTGAGCGATCTTAAAAAGAACAAGGAGTATATCGGGTACATCGAGGGTTCTTTCGTCCGTGATCTTCTGATCCAAAGGGGTGTTGATCCTAACAAGTTGAAGCCTTATAAATCTTCAGATGAATGCCATGAGTTTTTGACAAACGGGAGTGCAAATGGCGGCATTGCTGCCGCTATTGATGAAACCCCCAACATGAAGCTTTTTCTTGCAAAGTATTGCTCCAAATACACCATGATTGGCCCAATATTCAAAACTGATGGCTTTGGTTTT GTCTTCCCCAAAGGTTCACCTCTAGTACCAGACGTTTCGAGGGCGATTCTGAACGTGACTGAGGGAGACGCCATgaaggaaattgaaaacaaatggTTTGCGGGGGATGCAACATGTTCAGATACAAAACCCACCATCTCAGATTCCAACAGTCTTTGCCTTGATAGCTTCAGGGGTCTCTTCCTCATTGCCGGGGTCTCTTCATCACTATCTCTCATCATATTTGCAGCCTCCTTCTGTTATAGGCATTGGCACATGTTCATGACAACAGGAGCTTCTGCATGGAAAAGAATCAAGGTGATGCTTAGAATCTTCGACCAAAAAGACCTCAGCTCCCATACTTTTAGAAAGACTGGCTCTCAAGATGGAAAATACATGTACAATGCTGGCAATATAGCTACATCTGTCGAAGCTTCACCAAACAATAACAGCACGCGCCCACCAAGCCCATCAAGCCCTGAGTCGATTGGCCATTCAAACCACACAAATCCACACTCACCTTTCTTCAGAGAAGAAGGAATATTACAGGTTGTTGTTGGTCAAGAACATCCAGAAATGTGA
- the LOC117616322 gene encoding glutamate receptor 2.8-like — protein MNMNIKKNPTIILAPFILLRFLFFFSWIFNTAAAAAAVENTKIPVNVGVVVDLDAPSGKTYLSCIKMALQDFYASYAHFNTRLVLHTRNSNQTVVGAAAAALDLIKNVEVQAILGPETSMQASFVVNLGDKAHVPIVSFSASSPSLASLRSPYFFRVTQTDSYQVKAISSIVKNFGWRHVVPIYVDNTFGEGVIPFLVDALQKVDAHVPYRSVIPPSATDEQIEKELYKLMTMQTRVFIVHMMPHLCSKLFAMANKIGMMSEGYVWITTNGAGNRLRSLGPVVLSSMQGVLGVETEVPTTMELTEFKMRWKRQFQQDNPAIIDVYVDVIGLRAYDAAFALALAAEQVGDTSFGFQERNGSFSSTDLDTFKVSQYGPKLAQALSNTRFKGIAGDFSLDCGQLQSSRFQILNVNGDGVRTIAFWTPENGMVKTLSSTNTSILSTSEKCDFGTIIWPGDSLSVPKGWEIPTSGKKLKIGVPVKVGFTEFVKVTKIPSTNTTDVTGFSIDVFNAAVEVLPYALPFEFIPFENPDGTSAGTYNDLVYQVYLEKYDAVVGDTTIRANRSLYVDFTMPYTESGVVMVVPIRDTRRKCAWVFLKPLTWDLWLTTFCFFIFIGFVVWVLEHRINEDFRGPPSHQVGTSFWFSFSTMVFSHRERVVSNLARFLMIIWVFVVLVLTQSYTANLASLLTVEQLQPTVTDIKDLLRNGDNVGYIENTYVCEILKQLGFDNSKLKPIKTMEECDVSLSKGSAKGGIAAVVDEIPNMKLFVAKYCSKYTMIGPIFKTDGFAFVFPKHSPLVPDLSQAVLNVTGGEKIMNIENKWFSQESKCEDKSTTPRVSSNSLGLESFWGLFLIAGMASILALIIFLASFLYKHRHVLKHSDSRASKWRRVRAMFEIFNDKDISSHTFKSSQQRDGIGGVGDEVKASPNSNWPESPFSYLDHTDKDFVLFEGQQTPSTTSHASPEMVPKIELDIIPVQEMHTTPVTDRFA, from the exons ATGAATATGAACATCAAAAAGAACCCAACCATTATTCTTGCTCCTTTTATCCTTTTGcgctttctcttcttcttctcatggATTTTTAATACAGCTGCGGCTGCAGCGGCTGTGGAAAACACAAAGATTCCGGTGAATGTGGGTGTTGTTGTTGACCTAGATGCTCCCAGTGGGAAGACTTATCTGAGTTGCATCAAAATGGCCCTCCAGGACTTTTATGCATCTTATGCTCACTTCAACACCAGGCTGGTTTTGCACACCAGGAACTCCAACCAAACTGTTGTTGGTGCAGCTGCTgcag CTCTGGATCTAATAAAGAATGTAGAAGTGCAAGCAATCCTGGGACCAGAGACATCGATGCAGGCCAGCTTCGTTGTCAATCTTGGAGACAAAGCTCATGTGCCCATTGTATCATTTTCTGCATCAAGTCCCTCTCTTGCTTCACTTCGGAGCCCCTACTTCTTCCGAGTTACACAGACTGACTCATACCAAGTGAAGGCCATAAGTTCCATTGTTAAAAATTTTGGATGGAGACATGTTGTGCCGATTTACGTGGACAATACGTTTGGGGAAGGAGTCATACCCTTTTTAGTTGATGCATTGCAAAAAGTTGATGCTCATGTCCCCTATCGGAGTGTCATCCCCCCATCAGCCACTGATGAACAAATCGAGAAAGAGCTTTACAAGTTGATGACCATGCAAACTAGAGTCTTCATTGTGCATATGATGCCCCATCTTTGTTCTAAactatttgccatggcaaataagATTGGAATGATGAGTGAAGGCTATGTTTGGATCACGACGAATGGGGCTGGTAATCGTTTGAGGTCATTGGGACCGGTGGTCTTGAGTTCCATGCAAGGGGTTCTAGGTGTGGAAACAGAGGTTCCAACAACAATGGAGCTTACAGAATTCAAAATGCGGTGGAAAAGGCAATTCCAACAAGACAATCCGGCCATCATTGATGTCTATGTGGACGTGATTGGCCTTCGGGCTTATGATGCTGCTTTTGCACTAGCCTTGGCAGCTGAACAAGTTGGGGATACAAGCTTTGGTTTCCAAGAGAGAAATGGTTCCTTCAGCTCAACAGATCTTGATACTTTTAAGGTGTCTCAATATGGTCCAAAGCTTGCCCAGGCCTTATCAAATACTAGATTCAAAGGCATAGCTGGAGACTTTAGTCTTGACTGTGGGCAACTTCAATCATCAAGATTTCAGATACTCAATGTAAATGGTGATGGAGTAAGAACAATTGCATTCTGGACACCGGAAAATGGTATGGTGAAAACATTGAGTTCAACAAACACCAGTATACTTTCAACTTCCGAGAAGTGTGATTTTGGAACCATCATATGGCCTGGAGATTCTCTGTCTGTTCCTAAAGGATGGGAGATCCCAACAAGTGGCAAGAAGTTGAAAATAGGAGTTCCTGTGAAGGTTGGTTTTACTGAGTTTGTTAAGGTAACCAAGATTCCTAGCACAAACACAACAGATGTTACGGGGTTCAGTATCGATGTCTTTAATGCTGCAGTGGAAGTATTACCATATGCTCTTCCTTTTGAGTTCATTCCCTTTGAAAATCCGGACGGCACCAGCGCTGGCACTTACAATGATTTGGTCTATCAAGTCTATCTTGAG AAGTATGATGCTGTGGTGGGAGACACAACAATTAGAGCAAATAGATCATTGTATGTAGACTTCACAATGCCATACACAGAATCTGGTGTAGTAATGGTTGTGCCAATAAGAGACACCAGAAGAAAATGTGCATGGGTTTTTTTGAAACCTTTGACTTGGGACCTCTGGCTTAcaactttttgtttcttcatcttcattggTTTTGTTGTTTGGGTGCTGGAACATCGAATTAACGAAGATTTTCGTGGCCCTCCCTCACATCAAGTTGGCACAAGTTTCTGGTTCTCTTTCTCAACCATGGTCTTTTCACATA GGGAGAGAGTGGTTAGCAATTTGGCTAGATTTTTGATGATTATATGGGTGTTTGTTGTGCTAGTATTGACACAAAGTTACACAGCTAATCTAGCATCACTATTAACAGTGGAACAGCTCCAACCAACTGTCACTGATATAAAGGATCTTCTGAGGAACGGGGATAATGTCGGCTATATAGAGAACACTTATGTTTGTGAAATCTTGAAACAACTCGGTTTTGACAACTCCAAGCTTAAGCCCATCAAAACCATGGAAGAATGTGATGTATCTCTTTCAAAAGGGAGTGCAAAGGGTGGTATTGCTGCTGTTGTTGATGAAATTCCAAACATGAAGCTTTTTGTTGCAAAATATTGTTCCAAGTATACCATGATTGGTCCAATCTTCAAAACTGATGGCTTTGCCTTT GTGTTTCCAAAACATTCCCCTCTAGTACCTGATCTTTCACAGGCGGTCCTAAATGTGACTGGAGGAGAGAAGATCATGAACATTGAGAACAAATGGTTCAGTCAAGAAAGCAAGTGTGAAGATAAGTCCACTACTCCAAGGGTCTCAAGCAATAGTCTTGGACTTGAAAGCTTTTGGGGCCTCTTCCTCATTGCTGGGATGGCTTCAATTCTAGCTCTCATTATCTTTTTAGCTTCCTTCCTGTACAAGCATAGGCATGTCTTGAAGCACTCTGATTCAAGAGCTTCTAAATGGAGAAGGGTTCGAGCCatgtttgaaattttcaacGACAAAGACATCAGCTCCCATACTTTCAAAAGCAGTCAACAAAGAGATGGAATTGGTGGTGTTGGAGATGAAGTGAAAGCCTCACCAAATAGCAACTGGCCTGAAAGTCCATTCAGCTATTTGGACCACACAGACAAGGACTTTGTATTGTTTGAAGGGCAACAAACGCCATCTACTACTAGTCATGCGTCTCCGGAGATGGTTCCAAAAATTGAGCTTGATATTATCCCTGTTCAAGAAATGCATACAACTCCTGTAACAGATCGTTTTGCTTAG